A single region of the Pseudomonas sp. GGS8 genome encodes:
- a CDS encoding 3-oxoacyl-ACP reductase, giving the protein MSDRYIDFANSSIGHRVVGALGLPSPVRLERWQAGRLRPVEGALLIGGGPLTEKVSTLANRLTDTIYSYGTDPTLATAWIPGHGQKLKAVVFDASDLVQVDQLKQLREFFQPLMKNLDHHAHLVILGRAPETLSDPFAASTQRALEGFSRSLAKELRSGGTLQLIYVGEGAEDQLEGPLRFFLSPKSAFISGQVIRLKACATQVMDWTRPLSGRKALVTGAARGIGASIAETLARDGAEVILLDVAPAKTDLDALAARLGGRSITLDICAEDAATQLIEHLPDGVDIVVHNAGITRDKTLANMTPEFWDAVLAVNLNAPQVLTKALLDSGTLRDNGRVILLASISGIAGNRGQTNYAASKAGLIGLAQAWAPLLAERGISINAVAPGFIETQMTAHLPFGVREAGRRLSSLGQGGLPQDVAEAVAWMAQPGTGAFTGQALRVCGQSVLGA; this is encoded by the coding sequence ATGTCTGACCGCTATATCGACTTCGCCAATTCGTCCATCGGCCATCGTGTGGTCGGTGCCCTGGGTCTGCCGTCGCCGGTACGGCTGGAACGCTGGCAAGCAGGCCGACTGCGGCCTGTCGAGGGGGCGCTGTTGATTGGCGGTGGCCCGCTGACAGAAAAAGTCAGCACCCTCGCCAACCGCCTGACCGACACCATTTACAGCTACGGCACCGACCCGACCCTGGCCACCGCGTGGATTCCCGGCCACGGCCAGAAACTCAAAGCCGTGGTGTTCGACGCCAGTGACCTGGTGCAGGTCGATCAGCTGAAACAGCTGCGCGAATTCTTCCAGCCATTGATGAAAAACCTCGATCACCATGCGCACCTGGTGATTCTTGGTCGGGCGCCGGAGACGTTGAGCGACCCGTTCGCCGCCAGCACCCAACGTGCGCTGGAAGGCTTCAGCCGTTCGCTGGCCAAGGAACTGCGCAGCGGCGGCACCTTGCAGCTGATCTATGTCGGCGAAGGGGCTGAAGATCAACTGGAAGGCCCGCTGCGGTTTTTCCTCTCGCCCAAAAGTGCCTTCATTTCCGGACAAGTCATACGCTTGAAGGCCTGTGCGACGCAGGTGATGGACTGGACTCGCCCGTTGTCAGGACGCAAGGCATTGGTAACGGGAGCGGCCCGCGGCATCGGCGCCTCGATTGCCGAAACCCTGGCCCGGGACGGCGCCGAGGTGATCCTGCTCGACGTGGCGCCGGCCAAAACCGATCTCGACGCCCTGGCCGCGCGCCTCGGCGGACGCAGCATCACCCTGGACATCTGCGCCGAAGACGCTGCCACGCAACTGATCGAACACTTGCCGGACGGCGTCGATATCGTGGTGCACAACGCGGGCATCACCCGGGATAAAACCCTGGCCAACATGACCCCGGAATTCTGGGACGCGGTGCTGGCAGTCAACCTCAACGCGCCGCAAGTGCTGACCAAGGCACTGCTCGACAGCGGCACCTTGCGCGACAACGGCCGAGTGATTCTGCTGGCGTCCATCAGCGGCATCGCCGGCAATCGCGGGCAAACCAATTATGCCGCGAGCAAGGCCGGGCTGATCGGCCTGGCCCAGGCCTGGGCGCCGTTGCTGGCTGAACGCGGCATCAGCATCAACGCGGTGGCACCTGGGTTTATCGAAACCCAGATGACCGCGCACCTGCCCTTCGGCGTGCGTGAAGCCGGGCGGCGCTTGAGTTCGTTGGGCCAGGGCGGCCTGCCGCAAGACGTCGCCGAAGCCGTGGCCTGGATGGCACAACCGGGCACCGGAGCGTTTACCGGGCAAGCGCTGCGCGTGTGCGGGCAAAGCGTGTTGGGAGCCTGA
- a CDS encoding MaoC/PaaZ C-terminal domain-containing protein codes for MTTDWHTLNSEPGLQTLYLRAATRRKITGTALPELGYHCWVNVDPKRLEAYRKVCGFADNGLLPPTYPHILAFALQMQLLTAKAFPFPLLGLIHLSNRIRVMRPMGGVSRVRVSVKVQNLQPHAKGATFELVTTLDDQLGLLWEAESQMLCRGVKLAGEPVEDAFAPRLSLTEVAHWKAPADIGRRYAKVSGDYNPIHLSAISARLFGFPSAIAHGLWNKARTLAALSDHLPTANVEIAVQFRKPVRLPSEVTLMSSAAGSSGDFQLLGAGEIEHMVGQWRPVA; via the coding sequence ATGACCACCGACTGGCACACACTCAATAGCGAACCGGGCCTGCAAACGCTGTATTTGAGAGCGGCGACGCGACGCAAAATCACCGGCACCGCACTGCCTGAGCTGGGTTATCACTGTTGGGTCAATGTCGATCCGAAACGCCTGGAGGCTTATCGCAAAGTGTGTGGCTTCGCCGACAACGGGCTGCTGCCACCGACGTATCCACACATCCTGGCGTTTGCCTTGCAGATGCAGCTGCTCACCGCCAAGGCGTTTCCCTTCCCGCTGCTGGGGCTGATTCACTTGAGCAACCGCATCCGAGTCATGCGCCCCATGGGCGGCGTGAGCCGCGTGCGGGTCAGCGTGAAGGTGCAGAACCTGCAACCCCATGCCAAGGGCGCCACCTTCGAGTTAGTGACGACGCTCGATGACCAGTTGGGGCTGCTGTGGGAAGCGGAAAGCCAGATGCTCTGTCGCGGGGTCAAACTGGCAGGTGAGCCCGTCGAAGATGCCTTTGCACCAAGACTGTCGCTGACCGAGGTGGCCCACTGGAAAGCGCCGGCGGACATTGGCCGCCGGTACGCCAAAGTGTCTGGAGACTACAACCCGATTCACCTGAGTGCGATCAGCGCCAGACTCTTCGGTTTTCCCAGCGCCATCGCCCATGGCCTGTGGAACAAGGCGCGCACGCTGGCAGCCCTGAGCGATCATTTACCGACGGCAAACGTCGAGATTGCGGTGCAGTTCAGAAAACCGGTGCGCTTGCCCAGCGAGGTGACGCTGATGTCCAGCGCGGCAGGGTCCAGTGGGGATTTCCAGTTGTTGGGTGCCGGGGAGATCGAGCATATGGTGGGGCAGTGGCGGCCGGTTGCCTGA
- a CDS encoding response regulator, protein MNAPALPRQQLLLVDDEEDALLELAELLEGEGFTCFTATSVKLALHHLTRHPDIALVITDLRMPEESGMSLIKRLREHTARQHLPVIVTSGHADMEDVSDMLRLQVLDLFRKPIYHVRLLETLNNLFPQPRDLVGS, encoded by the coding sequence ATGAACGCTCCAGCGCTCCCTCGGCAACAGCTTCTTCTGGTCGATGATGAGGAGGATGCGTTACTGGAACTGGCGGAGTTGCTGGAGGGCGAGGGTTTTACGTGTTTTACGGCAACGTCGGTCAAGCTCGCCCTGCATCATTTGACTCGTCATCCTGATATTGCGCTGGTAATTACTGACCTGCGGATGCCGGAGGAGAGTGGCATGTCGTTGATCAAGCGTCTGCGTGAGCACACGGCTCGTCAGCATTTGCCGGTGATTGTGACGTCGGGGCATGCGGATATGGAGGATGTGAGTGACATGTTGCGGTTGCAGGTGCTGGATCTGTTTCGCAAGCCGATTTATCACGTGCGGTTGTTGGAGACGTTGAATAATTTGTTTCCGCAGCCTCGGGATTTGGTGGGTTCCTGA
- a CDS encoding Flp family type IVb pilin, producing MSFSKTVQKIKSHIAFYKDLAKDTEGASGIEYAIIAGMVAVVLATFVSPISTAVTAMFNTISAAL from the coding sequence ATGTCCTTCTCTAAAACGGTTCAGAAGATCAAATCCCACATCGCGTTTTACAAAGACCTTGCCAAAGATACCGAAGGCGCTTCGGGTATTGAGTACGCGATCATTGCAGGCATGGTGGCCGTGGTGCTGGCAACGTTTGTGTCACCCATCTCCACGGCGGTCACCGCAATGTTCAACACAATTTCAGCCGCGCTTTGA
- the cpaB gene encoding Flp pilus assembly protein CpaB, which yields MNSRVTLCLAGLFLAGAIIAGYWGLALSRQPAPEPVAQTGTSTPSILASVDDPTRQPVVVLLRDIAPFEQITAADVTLEKLRTAPAGSLTRLDQAIGRTPWRALTAGSWLNDQSFEAGGTLALMIRADERALAVAADDVINVGGQLSPGDYVDVLLFLRMDTNNLQQSAQVVVPALRVLGVGEQLGLMNDGKPANPALSHEEKLKQEQLRTSARTVLLAVPESLLSRLMLAAQVGVLRLAVRSAEEQRLSQYWAGQRDSSASLANANRELVQFSQLALAGTPQSPAPRGAAPRKPSVEVIRGNAVTQQTP from the coding sequence ATGAACAGCCGCGTCACTCTGTGCCTGGCCGGGCTGTTTCTGGCAGGCGCGATCATTGCCGGTTACTGGGGGCTGGCGCTGAGTCGTCAACCGGCTCCCGAGCCTGTCGCGCAAACCGGCACATCAACGCCCTCGATACTGGCTTCGGTGGACGACCCGACCCGCCAACCGGTGGTGGTGCTGCTGCGTGATATCGCGCCGTTCGAGCAGATCACCGCCGCCGACGTGACCCTGGAAAAACTGCGTACCGCGCCGGCCGGCAGCCTGACCCGTCTCGATCAAGCCATTGGCCGTACACCCTGGCGCGCGCTCACCGCCGGCAGCTGGCTCAATGACCAAAGTTTCGAAGCCGGCGGTACGCTGGCGCTGATGATCCGCGCCGATGAACGCGCCCTCGCCGTGGCGGCGGATGATGTGATCAATGTCGGCGGCCAGCTGAGCCCCGGCGATTATGTCGATGTGCTGCTGTTTCTGCGCATGGACACCAACAACCTCCAACAGTCAGCCCAGGTCGTGGTCCCGGCGTTGCGCGTACTCGGGGTCGGCGAGCAGTTGGGGCTGATGAACGATGGCAAGCCTGCCAACCCGGCACTCAGCCATGAAGAGAAACTCAAGCAGGAACAACTGCGCACCAGCGCCCGCACCGTGTTGCTCGCCGTCCCTGAATCCCTCTTGAGCCGCCTGATGCTCGCGGCGCAGGTCGGGGTTTTGCGCCTGGCCGTGCGCAGCGCCGAGGAACAACGCCTGAGCCAATACTGGGCCGGCCAACGCGACTCATCGGCGAGCCTGGCCAACGCCAACCGCGAGCTGGTGCAGTTCAGTCAACTGGCCCTGGCCGGCACACCACAATCCCCCGCCCCCAGAGGCGCAGCACCGCGCAAGCCGAGCGTGGAAGTCATTCGCGGCAATGCCGTCACCCAACAAACGCCCTGA
- a CDS encoding pilus assembly protein produces the protein MSQSQNLSQTFLAITRNNTDFEWLQGALAPLGRVISAGGGNLDELLTLVDVTFASLVFVGLDHEHVVAQSALIEGALEAKPMLAIVALGDGMDNQLVLNAMRAGARDFVSYGSRSSEVAGLVRRLSKRLPTVAPNTQQIPQGGLTVLYGAQNNADGALLANHLAHVVQKSGQQTLLLDLGLPRGDSLALLGLESSFHFGDALRHLRRLDATLIDSAFTTCDAGLRILAYASNDEPLEQTSAAELYMLLSALRQHFQHIVVNLTGQSDSEALRTFVSHCDKLLWYTDQNVLDCRRNLEVLSRWREKGLKLDHARLLVDRYLRSAAPDSDTLGKSFGMEVIAVFAYSPEVRLNAKNQGLSLFELAPREGLTQSLRALGERLAKRSEGLDKPKAGWFNRLRGVQ, from the coding sequence ATGAGCCAGAGCCAGAACCTGAGTCAGACCTTCCTCGCGATCACGCGCAACAACACCGACTTCGAGTGGCTGCAAGGGGCGCTCGCCCCTTTGGGCCGAGTGATCAGCGCCGGTGGCGGCAACCTCGACGAGCTCTTGACGCTGGTGGACGTGACCTTCGCCAGCCTGGTGTTCGTGGGCCTGGACCATGAGCATGTGGTGGCCCAGAGCGCGTTGATCGAGGGAGCCCTGGAAGCCAAACCGATGCTGGCGATCGTGGCCCTGGGCGATGGCATGGACAACCAACTGGTGCTCAATGCCATGCGCGCCGGAGCGCGGGATTTTGTCTCTTACGGCTCGCGGTCCAGTGAAGTCGCCGGCCTGGTGCGACGTCTGAGTAAACGCCTGCCGACCGTGGCACCGAACACACAACAGATTCCACAAGGTGGCCTGACCGTACTTTACGGCGCACAGAACAATGCCGACGGCGCGTTGCTCGCCAACCACCTGGCGCATGTGGTGCAAAAGAGCGGCCAGCAAACGCTGTTACTGGATCTGGGACTGCCCCGTGGCGACAGCCTGGCGCTGCTGGGACTGGAGAGTTCGTTTCATTTCGGCGATGCCTTGCGCCACCTCAGGCGCCTCGACGCAACGCTGATCGACAGCGCCTTCACCACCTGCGACGCCGGGCTGCGGATCCTCGCCTACGCCAGCAACGATGAACCGCTCGAACAGACCAGCGCCGCCGAGCTGTACATGCTGCTCAGTGCCTTGCGCCAACATTTCCAGCACATCGTGGTGAACCTCACCGGCCAGTCGGACAGTGAAGCATTGCGCACCTTCGTCAGCCATTGCGACAAGTTGCTGTGGTACACCGATCAGAACGTACTCGACTGCCGACGCAACCTTGAAGTGCTCAGCCGCTGGCGCGAAAAAGGCCTGAAGCTCGACCACGCCAGATTGCTGGTGGACCGCTACCTGCGCAGCGCCGCGCCGGACTCCGACACCTTGGGCAAAAGCTTCGGCATGGAGGTGATCGCGGTGTTTGCCTACAGCCCGGAAGTACGGCTCAACGCCAAGAATCAGGGGCTGAGCCTGTTCGAACTGGCCCCACGCGAAGGCCTGACCCAAAGCCTGCGCGCCCTCGGTGAACGGCTGGCCAAGCGCTCCGAAGGCCTGGATAAACCCAAGGCTGGCTGGTTCAACCGGTTGAGGGGCGTGCAGTGA
- a CDS encoding CpaF family protein gives MSGEKLFGAPSHGPIGNTDHEGLKLVLHRYIIDAIEESGKNLLEGSQPMLSQFVTDKVAEYIARLHLAISRYEMERLAEEIVDELTGFGPLEVLLRDSAVTEILVNGPHRVFVEREGVLHLSDLRFIDDHHVERVMQRILAPLGRRLDESSPMVDARLPDGSRVNAIIPPIALDGPCLSIRKFRKDMLKSTDLMAMQTIDQAIFEFIQEAVGKRCNILVSGGTGTGKTTLLNILSQLIAPHERLVTIEDVAELQLGHPHVVRLETRPPNAEGHGEVKASDLIRNALRMRPDRIILGEIRGVEVVDVLTAMNTGHDGSMSTVHANNAQDALLRLETLVGLTGRLIAERTLRQMICAALDVVIQLTRLPDGRRCVSEVVEVVGIRDDVYVTNTLFRFDRHTGRGFLREAVNPAGDKLRRESALSPLAY, from the coding sequence GTGAGCGGGGAAAAACTCTTCGGCGCCCCCTCGCACGGGCCGATCGGCAATACCGACCACGAAGGCCTGAAACTGGTGCTGCACCGCTACATCATCGACGCCATCGAAGAGTCCGGAAAAAACCTGCTGGAAGGGTCGCAGCCCATGCTGTCGCAGTTCGTCACCGACAAAGTCGCCGAATACATCGCCCGTCTGCACCTGGCGATTTCCCGGTATGAGATGGAACGGTTGGCGGAAGAAATCGTCGACGAACTCACCGGCTTCGGTCCGCTGGAAGTGCTGCTGCGCGACTCAGCGGTGACCGAGATATTGGTCAACGGCCCGCACCGGGTGTTCGTCGAACGCGAGGGAGTGTTGCACCTCAGTGACCTGCGGTTCATCGACGACCACCATGTCGAGCGGGTCATGCAACGGATTCTCGCGCCCCTGGGCCGACGGCTCGACGAGTCTTCGCCGATGGTCGATGCGCGCCTGCCCGATGGCAGCCGGGTCAACGCGATCATTCCACCGATTGCCCTCGACGGCCCGTGCCTGTCGATTCGAAAATTCCGCAAGGACATGCTCAAAAGCACCGACCTGATGGCGATGCAAACCATCGACCAGGCGATCTTCGAGTTCATTCAGGAGGCCGTGGGCAAGCGTTGCAATATCCTGGTCAGCGGCGGTACCGGCACCGGCAAGACCACACTGCTGAACATTCTCAGCCAATTGATCGCCCCTCACGAACGGCTGGTCACCATCGAAGACGTCGCCGAACTGCAACTCGGCCATCCTCACGTGGTACGCCTGGAAACCCGGCCGCCGAATGCCGAAGGCCATGGCGAAGTGAAGGCCAGCGACCTGATTCGCAACGCGCTGCGGATGCGCCCGGACCGGATCATCCTCGGCGAGATTCGCGGCGTCGAAGTGGTCGACGTACTCACGGCAATGAACACCGGGCACGATGGCTCCATGAGCACCGTGCACGCCAACAATGCCCAGGATGCGCTGTTGCGTCTGGAGACGCTGGTGGGCCTGACCGGACGGCTCATTGCCGAACGCACCCTGCGGCAAATGATTTGCGCGGCGCTGGACGTGGTGATCCAACTGACTCGCTTGCCCGATGGCCGCCGTTGCGTCAGCGAAGTGGTGGAGGTCGTCGGTATTCGTGATGACGTCTACGTGACCAACACCCTGTTCCGCTTCGACCGACACACCGGCCGCGGTTTTCTGCGCGAGGCAGTCAACCCCGCCGGCGACAAACTGCGTCGCGAGTCGGCGCTCTCTCCCTTGGCGTATTGA
- a CDS encoding type II secretion system F family protein, translating into MLKPALLILLCLTLLGVSIRLFYNSLRQAGIDRTLGRLTQGQPQLTVAKSSWSGLERAFLRAGLGRPTERIGSWLLLWALGVLLGFALAGWFGFLMLLLAPPLALRLYISWRYQRRLKRMIEQLPTLLDHTVRSLKSGRTLADAVLGAINAAEAPLKDAMGRVQRNVHLGVSLPDAVSDLAELYEKDEFRLFALGLKVNHRYGGNASELFENLIKMIRERDQAARQLRAMTGETRVTAVVLGLMPVGLAGYFLVSNPKYLLAMWNSGSGQMMLATAFGLQVVGCLALWRMLRSV; encoded by the coding sequence ATGCTCAAACCGGCGCTGCTCATCCTGCTTTGCCTGACGCTGTTGGGGGTGTCGATCCGTTTGTTCTACAACAGTCTGCGCCAGGCCGGCATCGACCGAACCCTCGGCCGCCTGACCCAGGGGCAACCGCAACTGACCGTGGCGAAATCATCCTGGTCGGGCCTGGAGCGGGCCTTTCTACGTGCCGGCCTCGGGCGCCCCACCGAGCGTATCGGGTCGTGGCTGCTGCTCTGGGCCTTGGGCGTTTTGCTGGGCTTTGCCCTTGCGGGCTGGTTCGGTTTTTTGATGTTGTTGCTGGCGCCACCCCTGGCTCTGCGGCTGTACATCAGTTGGCGCTATCAGCGCCGGCTCAAGCGCATGATCGAACAACTGCCGACGCTGCTCGATCACACCGTGCGCAGCCTGAAGTCCGGACGCACCCTGGCCGATGCAGTGCTGGGCGCCATCAACGCCGCCGAAGCGCCACTGAAAGACGCCATGGGTCGGGTTCAGCGCAACGTGCACTTGGGCGTCAGCCTGCCGGACGCCGTCTCGGACCTCGCCGAGCTGTATGAGAAAGATGAGTTTCGCCTGTTCGCGCTGGGTCTGAAGGTCAATCACCGCTACGGCGGCAATGCCAGTGAGCTGTTTGAGAACCTGATCAAAATGATCCGCGAACGAGACCAGGCGGCGCGCCAACTGCGCGCCATGACCGGCGAAACCCGCGTCACGGCCGTGGTGCTGGGGCTGATGCCAGTGGGGCTTGCCGGCTATTTTTTGGTGTCCAATCCGAAATACCTGCTGGCCATGTGGAACAGCGGCTCGGGACAAATGATGCTGGCGACCGCGTTCGGTTTACAGGTCGTGGGCTGCCTGGCGCTGTGGCGCATGTTGCGAAGCGTATGA
- a CDS encoding type II secretion system F family protein codes for MKIALLMSALLFLAATLLLLIGLLDQHRRARQVAQRLDGKPPSDPRVSHWLHMLGDSRIGQRSIQLDNETQTLLNRLGWRSARQRSLFAACQIGTPVLALALSLLIQGLFFPQVTNHWITPTFATALGYLLPKRLLAAAAQQRQKQLAIEISTFIPLLRILFESGMAVEQSLRVLSVEGKQLLPSLTHELRLILARVDSGLELGEELNKATQLLAVDEFTDTCVILQQLIHQGGGAMKSLLALKLLLDDRRLTRLQEYISKMSAKMSVVMMLFLFPALLIVLAGPSFTALARAFGS; via the coding sequence ATGAAAATAGCCCTGCTGATGAGCGCACTGCTGTTTCTGGCGGCCACGCTGTTGCTGCTCATCGGCCTGCTGGACCAGCACCGGCGTGCGCGCCAGGTGGCCCAACGGCTGGACGGCAAACCGCCAAGCGACCCTCGCGTCAGTCACTGGCTCCACATGCTGGGCGACAGCCGCATCGGTCAGCGTTCGATCCAACTGGACAACGAAACCCAAACGCTGCTCAACCGCCTCGGCTGGCGTAGCGCCCGACAACGCTCGCTGTTCGCAGCCTGCCAGATCGGCACGCCGGTACTTGCGTTGGCCCTGAGCCTGTTGATCCAAGGCCTGTTCTTCCCGCAGGTGACCAACCACTGGATCACCCCGACCTTCGCCACCGCCCTCGGCTACCTGCTGCCCAAACGCTTGCTGGCCGCCGCCGCGCAGCAGCGGCAAAAACAATTGGCGATCGAGATATCGACCTTCATTCCACTGCTGCGCATCCTGTTCGAATCCGGCATGGCGGTGGAACAATCACTGCGAGTGTTGAGCGTCGAAGGCAAACAACTGCTACCGTCCCTGACCCACGAACTGCGCCTGATACTGGCGCGGGTCGACTCCGGCCTGGAACTGGGCGAAGAACTGAACAAGGCCACCCAATTGCTCGCGGTGGACGAATTCACCGACACCTGCGTGATCCTTCAACAGTTGATCCACCAGGGCGGCGGCGCGATGAAATCATTGCTGGCGCTCAAGCTGCTGCTCGATGACCGACGCCTGACTCGCTTGCAGGAATACATCTCCAAGATGTCCGCCAAAATGTCCGTGGTGATGATGTTGTTCCTCTTCCCGGCATTGCTGATCGTGCTGGCCGGACCGAGCTTCACCGCTCTGGCGCGGGCTTTTGGTTCTTGA
- a CDS encoding DUF6124 family protein produces the protein MFKATPNPPETDDVSPYESPDSKKLNEAAERALDHYLKPPPKQPEGRKPSRMFQVAPDMDNESLLAHVCESLASASVMTSDIAAYVDAPQRHTLLAIQQVIMLAELAVNRVLDNVDVPKPAPHC, from the coding sequence ATGTTCAAAGCCACACCGAATCCCCCTGAAACCGACGACGTTTCCCCCTACGAATCCCCCGATTCCAAAAAACTCAACGAAGCCGCCGAACGCGCGCTCGACCACTACCTCAAGCCACCACCCAAACAACCCGAAGGCCGCAAACCAAGCAGGATGTTTCAGGTCGCCCCGGACATGGACAACGAAAGCCTGCTGGCCCATGTCTGCGAATCACTGGCCTCGGCCAGCGTCATGACCAGCGACATCGCCGCCTATGTCGACGCTCCGCAGCGGCATACGCTCCTGGCGATTCAGCAGGTGATCATGCTGGCCGAGCTGGCGGTGAATCGGGTGCTGGATAACGTCGACGTACCAAAACCCGCGCCACACTGCTAA
- a CDS encoding response regulator — MNKLTSAVKVLVVDDEPLIVEELCEFIERNGYRCVPCQSGHQAIERFSEDVNIGLVLCDLQMPDMDGIQLVQALQRLSGKHRAFEAIMLTGHANKQDVIKALRTGFADYYQKPFDLAELLEGLQRQEVALQERQKNLQLGHLSQKLQYLCESIDELYQDLDKVRRGASPEPASGSVDGARSETERVVGMPAVFNQLSPRQLEVAQLVGKGQTNYQIACELGITENTVKLYVSQVLRLTHMHNRTQVALALSPGNAGGRRVSAH; from the coding sequence GTGAACAAGCTTACCTCGGCAGTAAAAGTTCTTGTGGTTGATGATGAGCCGTTGATTGTCGAAGAACTTTGCGAGTTCATCGAGCGCAATGGTTATCGCTGTGTGCCTTGTCAGTCTGGCCATCAGGCGATCGAGCGTTTCAGCGAAGACGTGAATATCGGTCTGGTGTTGTGTGATTTGCAGATGCCTGACATGGATGGCATCCAGCTTGTCCAGGCGCTGCAACGGTTGTCCGGCAAGCACCGGGCGTTCGAGGCGATCATGCTCACCGGGCATGCGAACAAGCAGGATGTGATCAAGGCTTTGCGTACCGGGTTCGCCGATTACTATCAGAAGCCGTTTGATCTGGCTGAGTTGCTTGAAGGTTTGCAGCGCCAGGAAGTGGCCTTGCAAGAGCGGCAGAAAAACCTGCAGTTGGGGCATTTGAGTCAGAAGCTGCAGTACCTTTGTGAATCGATCGATGAGCTTTATCAGGATCTGGACAAGGTTCGTCGGGGAGCGTCCCCGGAGCCTGCGTCAGGTTCGGTTGACGGTGCGCGCAGTGAAACGGAGCGGGTGGTGGGGATGCCGGCGGTGTTCAATCAGCTGTCGCCGCGGCAGTTGGAGGTGGCGCAGTTGGTGGGCAAGGGGCAGACCAATTATCAGATTGCCTGTGAGTTGGGGATTACCGAGAACACGGTGAAGCTTTATGTGTCGCAGGTGTTGCGGTTGACGCATATGCATAATCGTACGCAGGTGGCGTTGGCGTTGTCGCCCGGGAATGCTGGGGGACGGCGGGTTTCTGCGCACTGA
- a CDS encoding prepilin peptidase codes for MQSLVLLIWLTLCAAQDARERHIANGLTVGAGVLALAYLLWTGTTWLGAEAVQGGWALLLALAFTLPGYAVRHLGAGDVKLMATLGLATDGMHLLGGFMGAGLASAFWLLLAPRLWLHMGQRLRARLRYLQPGMSKKQPFAPFVLVGVLLTLAWMH; via the coding sequence ATGCAGAGCCTTGTCCTACTCATCTGGCTGACGCTTTGCGCGGCACAGGATGCCCGAGAGCGCCACATCGCCAATGGCCTGACCGTTGGCGCAGGTGTGTTGGCGCTGGCTTATCTGTTGTGGACGGGTACCACATGGCTGGGGGCCGAAGCGGTGCAGGGCGGCTGGGCTTTGTTGTTGGCATTGGCCTTCACCTTGCCCGGTTATGCAGTGCGACATTTGGGGGCCGGTGACGTGAAGCTGATGGCGACGCTGGGCCTTGCGACGGACGGTATGCACCTGCTCGGCGGTTTTATGGGGGCCGGGTTGGCCAGTGCGTTCTGGCTGCTGCTGGCGCCAAGACTCTGGCTGCATATGGGGCAGAGGCTTAGGGCGCGTCTTCGTTACCTGCAGCCTGGCATGTCAAAAAAACAGCCCTTTGCACCATTCGTGCTGGTGGGTGTGTTGCTCACACTGGCCTGGATGCATTAG
- a CDS encoding TadE/TadG family type IV pilus assembly protein, whose translation MKTGLPRKQKGAVAIEFALVFVIFFAVFYGLVSYSLPLLLMQSFNKSTAEAVRRSVALDPSTANYDSAVRTVATTELTRQLAWIPAALNFNVATDASATYTGGVLTVTINYPTSKLNQVLPFLVLPGIGSVPNLPPTLTAQSSLQF comes from the coding sequence ATGAAAACAGGCCTCCCCCGCAAACAAAAAGGTGCCGTGGCGATTGAGTTCGCTCTGGTGTTCGTGATTTTTTTCGCCGTGTTTTATGGGTTGGTCAGTTACAGCCTACCGCTGTTACTGATGCAATCGTTCAATAAATCCACGGCCGAAGCGGTGCGCCGCAGTGTGGCGCTGGACCCAAGCACCGCCAATTACGACAGCGCCGTACGGACCGTTGCCACCACCGAACTGACCCGGCAGCTGGCCTGGATTCCCGCTGCGCTGAACTTCAACGTGGCCACCGACGCCAGTGCCACCTACACCGGTGGCGTGCTGACGGTCACCATCAACTACCCCACCAGTAAACTGAATCAAGTGCTGCCGTTCCTGGTGCTGCCGGGGATCGGCTCGGTGCCCAATCTGCCGCCGACCCTCACGGCCCAATCGAGCCTGCAGTTTTGA